GAGCGGCTGACCTTCGCCGAGCAGCTCAACGAGCGGGTGGGGTCGAGCCTGCGGCAGGTGATCCTGGCGCTCCAGCGGCCCGACCTGTCACGGGATGAGCTGGAGTCGAGCCTCGCGACGGCGCGCGCGGCGCTCTCCGACGTGCGGTCCGTCTCGCACGCCCACCGTGACGGGTCCGGGGCCAGGCCGGTGGTGGCGGGCGACCTGACCACGAGGGTCGTGAACGTCCTGGTGGTCACGACGCTGCTGCTGATGATCGTGCCGCACGAGGTTCGCCACGCCTTCCAGGTCGGCCTGTCGGGCCCGCCGCTGGTGGTCTTCGTCGTGGCGCTGCTCGCCTTCCTGGCGCTGTACCTGCGCGCGTGCCTGCCCGGCGGGCGGCACGAGGGCAAGACGCTGGCCGGGCTCGTGCTGCTCACCTACGCGCCGACGGCGGTGCTCGGCGCGGAGCTCTGGTACGTCGCCACACTGCTGCCCGGCGCCGTCGTCGTGCTGCTGCGCGGGCCGATCCGGTGGATCGCCGCGGGCGCGGTGCTGGCGGGCGACACGGTCTTCCACCTGACCCAGACCGGCCTGGCGGGCAACGTCCTGGACGTGCTCTACGGGTTGGTGTACGTGACCGAGCGGGCGATCATCGTCTACGCGCTGTGGTGGATGGCCAGACTGACGGTCGAACTGCGCGAGGCGCGGGCGGAGCTGGCCAGGGTCCAGGTGGCGCGCGAGCGGCTGCGCTTCGCCCGCGACCTGCACGACCTGCTCGGTTACGGCCTGTCGGTGGTGGTGCTGAAGGCCGAGCTGGCCTTCCGCCTGCTCGAACGCGACGAGGCGGCGGCCGCGCGGCAGCTCGGCGACGGCCTGGAGGCGGCCCGCCAGGTGCTGGCCGACCTCGACTCGGTGGCCTCGGGCCGCACCGAGATCTCGCTTTCGGCCGAGGCCGAGTCGGCCCGCGCGGTGCTGGAGGCGACGGGGGCCGAGGTGAGCTGGTCCTTCACGGCGGAGCGGCTGCCCGCCGAGGTGGACGAGGCGCTGGCCGCGGTGCTGCGCGAGGGCGTGACCAACGTGCTCAGGCACAGCTCGGCCCGCCACTGCGCGCTGGAGGTCGTGGCCGACGACAGGCAGGTACGGCTCAGCCTGACGAATGACGGCGTGGCGGCCGCCGTACCCGAGCACGAGCCGGGGTCGGGCATCGGCAACCTCACCCACCGCCTGAACACGCTGGGCGGGCGGCTGAGCGTGGGACGCGCGGACGGCACCCACACGCTCACCGCGACGGCGCCGCTAGAGCCAGCCCTCGTCGGCGGCGATGCGTATCGCGTCGACCCGGTTCCTGGCGTTGAGCTTCATGACCGCTGACGACAGGTAGTTGCGGACGGTGCCCCTGCTGAGCGAGAGCCGTACCGCGATCTCGTCGGCCTCCGCCCCCGTGGCGGCCAGCCTGAGCACGTCGACCTCGCGGGCGGCCAGTGGGTTGTCGGCCTTGCGGAGTGCGGCCATGGCCAGCTGTGGGTCGACGACCTGCTCCCCCGCGATCACCTTCCTGATCGCCTGGATGAGATCGCCCGGCGGGGAGTGCTTGAGCAGGAAGCCGCTCACCCCCGAGGCCATCGCGCGCCGCAGGTAGCCCGGCCTGGCGAAGCCGGTGAGCACGACGACCCGGCACTCCGGCAGGCGCTCGGTCAGCTGCGCGGCGGCGCTCAGGCCGTCCAGCTCGGGCAGTTCGATGTCGAGGACGGCCACGTCAGGACGGCACTCCAGCGCGGCGGGCACGATCTGGTCGCCCCGTTCCACGGCGGCCACCACCTCGAGGTCGTCCTCCAGCCCGAGCACGGCGGCCAGCGTCTCGCGCAGGATGCGAACATCCTCCGCGATCAGAACTCGGATCACGGTGAATCCTTCACACGGTGTTGGTGAACGAGGCACTACTGGGGATGTCGCCGGGTTGCGACTATAGCGAGCAGAGAGAGGAGCACATCATGCAGAAGATCACCACGTACCTCTGGTTCGACAACCAGGCGGAGGAGGCGGCCAACCACTACGTCTCCATCTTCCCGAACTCGCGCGTCGTCGAGGTCACGCCCATGATCGTGACGTTCGAGCTCGACGGGCAGCGCTTCATCGCGCTCAACGGCGGGCCGCAGTTCACGTTCAACGAGGCGATCTCCCTCTATGTCGACTGCGAGAACCAGGAGGAGGTCGACGAGCTGTGGGCCAAGCTCGTCGACGGCGGTGAAGAGAGCCAGTGCGGCTGGCTCAAGGACAAGTACGGACTCTCCTGGCAGATCATCCCCAAGCAGCTCCCCAAGCTGCTCAGCGACCCCGACCCGGCCAGGGCCGAGCGTGCCATGCAGGCGATGCTCAAGATGTCGAAGATCAACATCAAGGAGCTCGAAGCGGCCGCCAACGGCTGACCGGCCACCGGGGAGGCTTCGGCCTTCCCGGTGAAGTCCTGAAAAAATCCTTCTCATTCCTCTTCTAGAGGAAGGAAAATGTTGAGACGCTGACTCCTGAACGACCCCCCAGTCAAGGAGTCACCCATGCGCAGAGCGTTGGCGGTCGCGTGCTTTTTACCGCTGCTGATACCCACCGCGGTCGCACACGCCGAGGCGGCGCCCGATGACAGGCAGCAGGCGTTCGCGAAGGCGGCCGAGACCTACCAGGTGCCCGAGAGCGTGCTGCTCGGGGTCTCCTACCTGGGGTCGAGGTGGGACTCCCACGCGGGCCAGCCCAGCAACGACGCCGGGTTCGGGCCGATGCACCTGACCGACGCGGCCGCCTTCACCGGCTCCAACCACCACGCCGAGGGCGAGGAGGACCCGCGCGGCGACGAGACGCGCCCGCTGGAGCTGCCGACCGAGGCGCCGGTGCCGCCGGAGGAGATCCCCGCCTCGCTCAGGACGATGGAGAAGGCGGCGGCGCTGACCGGCGAGTCGCACGAGACGCTGAAGACCGACCCCGCGGCCAACATCCGCGGCGGCGCGGCCCTGCTGGCCGACCATCAGAAGCGGCTCGGCGCGCCGCTCAGCGACGATCCCGCCCAGTGGTACGGCGCGGTCGCGGCCTACTCGGGCGCCACCGAGCACGAGGCCGCGAAGTTCTTCGCCGACGAGGTCTTCTCGGTGATCGCCTCGGGCATGACGCGCACCACCGACGACGGCCAGCTGGTCACCCTCAAGCCGGTGCCCGACCTCGACAAGGTCGAGGCGTGGCTGGACAAGCTCGGCCTCTCGCTGCCCCGCCGCGACGGCGTGGAGTGCCCGCGGTCGATCTCCTGCGAGTGGATCCCGGCCGCATACGCGCAGCTGCCGAACAACAACTACGGCCACTACGACCTGTCCGACCGGCCGAACAACCAGAAGATCGACTACATCGTCATCCACGACATGGAGGGCTACTGGGCGCCGTCCGTGCGGCTGAACCAGGACCCGAAGTGGCCCGGCAGCTGGCACTACTCGGTAAGGTCCAGCGACGGGCACATCGCCCAGCAGATCAAGACCAAGGACGTCGGCTGGCAGGCCGGCAACTGGTACATCAACGCCAAGTCCATCGGCATCGAGCACGAGGGCTTCCTGGCCGAGGGCAGCACCTGGTACACCGAGGCGATGTACCGCACGTCGGCCAAGCTCGTGCGCTACCTGGCCATGCGCCACGGCGTGCCGCTCGACCGGGCGCACATCATCGGCCACGACAACGTGCCGGGCACGCTGCCGACCACGGTCAGGGGCATGCACGAGGACCCCGGCCCGTTCTGGGACTGGGCGCACTACTTCGAGCTCATGGGCGCGCCGCTGCACCAGTTCGGCGGGCCGAAGTCGGGCTCGGTCATGATCAAGCCGGACTTCGCGACGAACAAGCCGTACTTCTACGGCTGTGACCGCAAGAACCCCTCGGCCGCGTGCCCGCCGCTGCCCGCCTCGACGGTGTGGCTGCGCACCGAACCGCGCCCCGACGCGCCGCTGATCAAGGACATCGGCAAGCACCCGACGGGCGACTCGCTGTACAGCGTCTATGACCACAGCGCCCGCGCCACCACCGGGCAGCGCTTCGCCGTGGCCGACCGCGACGGCGACTGGACCGCGATCTGGTACCTCGGCCAGAAGGCGTGGTTCCACAACCCCGCGGACAAGCCGACCGCGGTGCCGTCCATGGGTCTCGTCGTGACCCCCCGTCCTGGGCTGAAGACGGTCCCGGTGTACGGCAGGGCGTACCCGGAGCGGGAGGCCTACCCCACGGGCATCCCGTACCAGGCCGTGACGCCGCTGCAGTACACCTTCTCCGAAGGGGAGAAGTACACGCTGTCAGGGCCCGCGGCGACCGAGTACTACCGGGCGGTGACCTTCGACCCCGCCCCGCACACCGTCGTGCGCGGCAAGACGAAGTACTTGCAGATCCAGTTCGGTCACCGGGTGATGTTCGTCAAGGCCGACGACGTGCAGGTGACGTTCCAGTAAGCGCCTGATCGACGGGGACCTCGCCCTCGCGGGCGGGGTCCTTTCAGCGTTTGCGGGTGAACTCGGCGACGGCGCGGCGGGTGCTCTGCAGCGCCTCCTGTGAGGAGTCGAAGGTCCGCTGGGCCACCCCCACGAAGACGCAGTCGACGACGAGCAACTGGCTGATGCGGCTGGCCAGCGCGCCGGGACGGAACTCGGTCTCCCTTCCAGCGGAGATCAGCACGTGCTCGGCCAGTTCGGCGAGGGAGGAGCGCGGGTTGTTGGTGATGGCCACCGTGGTCGCCCCCGCCTCCCCCGCCAGCCGCAGCGGCTCCAGGACGTCGGGCGTCTCACCCGAGGTGCTGATGCCGATCGCGACGTCACCGGGCTTCAGCAGCACCGCGCTGGTGAGGGCCAGGTGCGCGTCCTGGAAGGCGTGACTCGACAGGCCGATGCGCATGAGCTTCTGCGCCACGTCCTCGGCCACCAGGCCAGAGGCGCCCACGCCGTAGGAGTCGATCCTGCGGGCGCCGACGATGGCGTCCACGACCAGGCCCAGCCGCTCGGAGGTGAGCTGGGCGACGGTGTCGTTGATGGCCTCGGACTCGGCGCGGGAGACCTTGAGGATGACCTCCGACAACGGGTCGTCGGGGGCGAGGTCGCCGGGCACCAGCCGGTCCGGCTGCGCGGCCGCGGCCGCCAGCGCCAGCCTGAGCTGCGGATATCCGGCGAAGCCGAGCAGGCGCGCGGTGCGGACGATCGTCGCCTCGCTGGTGCCCGAGGCGGCCGACAGCTCGGTGATCGTGCTGCGCGCGACGGTGGCCGGATCTTCGAGGATGAGGCGCGCCACGGTCTGCGCGGCGGGAGTGAGCGACGGGAGGACACCGCGGACGGTGGCCACGAGTGTGTCGGCCCGCAGACCGCTGATGGTGTCTTCCACATACCGATTATGGGGCCTGGACGGGCGGAAAGACCGCCGCGGGACGTCATGACCCGAAACCGGCATCTCCGTGTGGTCCCGAGGTCGACCCCAGGGTTCCCGGCAGAAGAACCCGAGGCCGAGCCCTGGGGTTCCCCCGCCGGGGAACCCCAGGCCCGGCCCCGGAGCCGTGGCGCCGGGGCCCCGCGCGTCAGCGGAGGGTGCCGTTGGTCATGCCCGCGGGCTCCTCCGGCAGGGCGAGCAGGCCGAGCTCGGCGGGCGCGGCCATCAGCGGATGGCTGGGCACCGCCCGCACCGTGTAGCCGAACGCCCCGGTGCTGTCGAGCGGCACCTTGCCCACGTAGTGGGCCTTCCCGTCGTCGGTCGTCCCCTCCAGCGTCATGGCGAGATGGCGGGGGTTCAGCAGCTCGTCGTGCGGGCCGACCTTGCCGTAGGCCGCCTGGACCAGCAGGTCCTGGGCCTCCAGCTCGCCCAGCGCGATCGTCGCGCGCAGGTCGAGGGCGGCGCCCACCTCCGGCGTGTCGCCGACGCCCGACGCCTCCACGTGCTCCACCCGCACGCCGGGCCACGCCTTGGCGACGCGCACCCGCCAGGCGGCGAACGCCTTCGCGGGAGCGTAGGAGTCGACCGACAGCGCCCTGGCCGAGGCGGCGGCGGGCAGGTAGAGGCCCACGACGTAGTCGCGCAGCATCCGGCCCGCGAGCACCTTGGGCCCGAGCGAGGTCAGCGTGTGCCTGACCATCTCCAGCCACCGCCTGGGCAGCCCGTCGGGTGCCCTGTCGTAGAAGCGGTCGGAGACCTCGTGCTCGATGAGGTCGTAGAGCGCGGCCGCCTCCAGCTCGTCGCGCCGGTCGGCGTCGGCGACGCCGTCGGCGGTCGGGATGGCCCAGCCGTTGGTGCCGTCGTACCACTCGTCCCACCAGCCGTCGCGGATCGACAGGTTGAGCCCGCCGTTCAGCGCCGACTTCATGCCCGAGGTGCCCGACGCCTCCAGCGGGCGCAGCGGGTTGTTCAGCCAGACGTCGCA
This window of the Nonomuraea africana genome carries:
- a CDS encoding sensor histidine kinase yields the protein MDAQALKLAQLVAVVASAGFSFGGFIGIVYSDDPPAVKALAFTMLAVLLGLHLRNCVRRADGHRPRGWQWTLAVQAVLTGAGLAWFPNTWYGNTGFLAAAVLLLIRSPAPRWAAFALVLAAQLWSGLTVRPVSEALYFVVGQAAFVGVALYGVVRLTDLIIDLRGTQASLAAAAVARERLTFAEQLNERVGSSLRQVILALQRPDLSRDELESSLATARAALSDVRSVSHAHRDGSGARPVVAGDLTTRVVNVLVVTTLLLMIVPHEVRHAFQVGLSGPPLVVFVVALLAFLALYLRACLPGGRHEGKTLAGLVLLTYAPTAVLGAELWYVATLLPGAVVVLLRGPIRWIAAGAVLAGDTVFHLTQTGLAGNVLDVLYGLVYVTERAIIVYALWWMARLTVELREARAELARVQVARERLRFARDLHDLLGYGLSVVVLKAELAFRLLERDEAAAARQLGDGLEAARQVLADLDSVASGRTEISLSAEAESARAVLEATGAEVSWSFTAERLPAEVDEALAAVLREGVTNVLRHSSARHCALEVVADDRQVRLSLTNDGVAAAVPEHEPGSGIGNLTHRLNTLGGRLSVGRADGTHTLTATAPLEPALVGGDAYRVDPVPGVELHDR
- a CDS encoding response regulator transcription factor; translation: MIRVLIAEDVRILRETLAAVLGLEDDLEVVAAVERGDQIVPAALECRPDVAVLDIELPELDGLSAAAQLTERLPECRVVVLTGFARPGYLRRAMASGVSGFLLKHSPPGDLIQAIRKVIAGEQVVDPQLAMAALRKADNPLAAREVDVLRLAATGAEADEIAVRLSLSRGTVRNYLSSAVMKLNARNRVDAIRIAADEGWL
- a CDS encoding VOC family protein → MQKITTYLWFDNQAEEAANHYVSIFPNSRVVEVTPMIVTFELDGQRFIALNGGPQFTFNEAISLYVDCENQEEVDELWAKLVDGGEESQCGWLKDKYGLSWQIIPKQLPKLLSDPDPARAERAMQAMLKMSKINIKELEAAANG
- a CDS encoding N-acetylmuramoyl-L-alanine amidase, which gives rise to MRRALAVACFLPLLIPTAVAHAEAAPDDRQQAFAKAAETYQVPESVLLGVSYLGSRWDSHAGQPSNDAGFGPMHLTDAAAFTGSNHHAEGEEDPRGDETRPLELPTEAPVPPEEIPASLRTMEKAAALTGESHETLKTDPAANIRGGAALLADHQKRLGAPLSDDPAQWYGAVAAYSGATEHEAAKFFADEVFSVIASGMTRTTDDGQLVTLKPVPDLDKVEAWLDKLGLSLPRRDGVECPRSISCEWIPAAYAQLPNNNYGHYDLSDRPNNQKIDYIVIHDMEGYWAPSVRLNQDPKWPGSWHYSVRSSDGHIAQQIKTKDVGWQAGNWYINAKSIGIEHEGFLAEGSTWYTEAMYRTSAKLVRYLAMRHGVPLDRAHIIGHDNVPGTLPTTVRGMHEDPGPFWDWAHYFELMGAPLHQFGGPKSGSVMIKPDFATNKPYFYGCDRKNPSAACPPLPASTVWLRTEPRPDAPLIKDIGKHPTGDSLYSVYDHSARATTGQRFAVADRDGDWTAIWYLGQKAWFHNPADKPTAVPSMGLVVTPRPGLKTVPVYGRAYPEREAYPTGIPYQAVTPLQYTFSEGEKYTLSGPAATEYYRAVTFDPAPHTVVRGKTKYLQIQFGHRVMFVKADDVQVTFQ
- a CDS encoding MurR/RpiR family transcriptional regulator; the encoded protein is MEDTISGLRADTLVATVRGVLPSLTPAAQTVARLILEDPATVARSTITELSAASGTSEATIVRTARLLGFAGYPQLRLALAAAAAQPDRLVPGDLAPDDPLSEVILKVSRAESEAINDTVAQLTSERLGLVVDAIVGARRIDSYGVGASGLVAEDVAQKLMRIGLSSHAFQDAHLALTSAVLLKPGDVAIGISTSGETPDVLEPLRLAGEAGATTVAITNNPRSSLAELAEHVLISAGRETEFRPGALASRISQLLVVDCVFVGVAQRTFDSSQEALQSTRRAVAEFTRKR